A window of Polaromonas hydrogenivorans contains these coding sequences:
- a CDS encoding Fur family transcriptional regulator gives MASIHPPESGALDPIDALLSAHGLRRTAAARRVLGWLLAHPDTTYTHAQLQMALSGEGEGEGPSALDRVTLYRLIDRLTQVGLLLCRVDASRVRRYQAMPTSVHALPHFECQSCHRDSPLAGALMANADDLERAAQSALAALKALGYQGLSMDFAVRGVCADCATSPPEAVL, from the coding sequence ATGGCATCCATCCATCCTCCCGAATCCGGCGCCCTCGACCCCATCGACGCGCTGCTGTCGGCCCACGGCCTGCGGCGCACGGCGGCGGCGCGGCGGGTGCTGGGCTGGCTGCTGGCCCATCCGGACACCACTTACACCCATGCGCAATTGCAGATGGCGCTCAGCGGTGAAGGTGAAGGCGAAGGCCCGTCGGCGCTGGACCGCGTCACGCTGTACCGGCTGATTGACCGCCTGACGCAGGTCGGCCTGCTGCTGTGCCGTGTCGATGCCAGCCGGGTGCGCCGCTACCAGGCCATGCCCACCAGCGTGCATGCCCTGCCGCACTTTGAATGCCAGAGCTGCCACCGCGACAGCCCGCTGGCCGGCGCCCTCATGGCCAATGCCGACGACCTGGAGCGCGCCGCGCAGTCCGCGCTGGCCGCCCTCAAGGCGCTGGGCTACCAGGGCCTGAGCATGGACTTCGCGGTGCGCGGCGTCTGCGCCGACTGCGCCACCAGCCCCCCGGAAGCCGTACTGTGA
- a CDS encoding metal ABC transporter ATP-binding protein: MVSLRNLTVSYRQHPALHHISGSFAPGSLTAVVGPNGSGKSTLLKSIVGLLPIEGGALTVAPPRERIAYLPQIADIDRGFPIDVRDCVLLGCWGAAGAWGAVNRSMLGRVDAALQAVGLAGFERRSIGSLSSGQLQRVMFARMLVQDAELILLDEPFNAVDARTTAALLALVRQWHGQRRTVIAVLHDDHLVREYFPSTLLLARELVGWGATGEVLTEPNLRRARAMAEAWDESAELCGTGTLAAQEAAA, encoded by the coding sequence ATGGTGTCGCTGCGCAACCTGACGGTCAGCTACCGCCAGCATCCGGCGCTGCACCACATCAGCGGCAGCTTCGCGCCCGGCTCGCTGACCGCCGTGGTCGGGCCGAACGGCTCGGGCAAAAGCACGCTGCTCAAGAGCATCGTCGGCCTGCTGCCGATCGAAGGCGGCGCGCTGACGGTAGCGCCACCGCGCGAGCGCATCGCCTACCTGCCGCAAATCGCCGACATCGACCGCGGCTTTCCGATCGACGTGCGCGACTGCGTGCTGCTGGGCTGCTGGGGCGCCGCCGGGGCCTGGGGCGCCGTGAACCGCTCCATGCTCGGCCGGGTCGATGCCGCCCTGCAGGCCGTGGGACTCGCAGGATTTGAGCGCCGCTCCATCGGCAGCCTGTCCAGCGGACAGCTGCAGCGGGTGATGTTTGCCCGCATGCTGGTGCAGGACGCCGAGCTGATCTTGCTCGACGAGCCGTTCAACGCGGTCGATGCCAGGACCACCGCCGCCCTGCTGGCGCTGGTGCGGCAGTGGCACGGCCAGCGGCGCACCGTGATTGCCGTGCTGCACGACGACCACCTGGTGCGCGAGTATTTCCCCAGCACGCTGCTGCTGGCGCGCGAACTGGTCGGCTGGGGCGCCACCGGCGAGGTGCTGACCGAGCCGAATCTGCGCCGCGCCCGCGCCATGGCCGAAGCCTGGGACGAGAGCGCCGAACTCTGCGGCACCGGCACGCTGGCCGCGCAGGAAGCGGCGGCATGA
- a CDS encoding metal ABC transporter permease — protein MIAASAWLWDAAFSPFAEFAFMRRALVATLALSLSAAPLGVFLTLRRMSLLGDALSHAVLPGVAIGFMLGGLSLSAMALGGVAAGMGVAALAGLVTRFTTLKEDASLAAIYLVALALGVTLISGHGTQLDLLHILFGSALGVDTPGLLMVAGVASASVLLLAAMYRGLVLESFDPVFLGAAGRRGWLWQQGFLMLVVINLVAGFQTLGTLMAVGLMMLPAVSSRLWHDTLPAQLLNASAQAMLASVAGLLLSSHLDTPSGPTIIGCAGALYFASLLVAPGGWLPRVWGKTHRVA, from the coding sequence ATGATAGCCGCCTCCGCCTGGCTGTGGGACGCGGCCTTTTCCCCGTTCGCCGAATTCGCCTTCATGCGCCGCGCGCTGGTCGCCACGCTGGCGCTGTCGCTCAGCGCCGCGCCGCTGGGCGTGTTTTTGACGCTGCGGCGCATGAGCCTGCTGGGCGATGCGCTCAGCCATGCGGTGCTGCCGGGCGTGGCGATTGGCTTCATGCTGGGCGGCCTGTCGCTGAGCGCGATGGCGCTGGGCGGCGTGGCGGCGGGCATGGGGGTGGCGGCGCTGGCCGGGCTGGTCACGCGCTTCACCACGCTCAAGGAGGACGCCAGCCTGGCGGCCATCTACCTGGTCGCGCTGGCGCTGGGCGTGACGCTGATCTCGGGCCACGGCACGCAGCTCGACCTGCTGCACATCCTGTTCGGCAGCGCGCTGGGCGTGGACACGCCGGGCCTGTTGATGGTCGCCGGCGTGGCCTCGGCAAGCGTGCTGCTGCTGGCCGCGATGTACCGGGGACTGGTGCTGGAGAGTTTTGACCCGGTGTTCCTGGGCGCTGCCGGGCGGCGCGGCTGGCTCTGGCAGCAAGGCTTTTTGATGCTGGTGGTCATCAACCTGGTGGCGGGTTTCCAGACGCTGGGCACCCTGATGGCCGTCGGGCTGATGATGCTGCCCGCCGTGTCGAGCCGGCTGTGGCACGACACGCTGCCGGCGCAGCTGCTCAATGCCAGCGCGCAGGCCATGCTCGCCAGCGTGGCCGGGCTGCTGTTGTCCTCCCACCTGGACACGCCTTCGGGGCCGACCATCATTGGCTGCGCGGGGGCGCTGTACTTTGCGTCTTTGCTGGTTGCGCCCGGCGGCTGGCTGCCACGGGTTTGGGGCAAAACCCACCGGGTGGCGTGA
- a CDS encoding ABC transporter ATP-binding protein produces the protein MIRTRQLAYRYPKGPALAFPDVDVPQGGVLLLAGPSGSGKSTWLALAAGLVGATAGQIDVAGQSLGADGTALKQGAALDAWRARTIGFLPQRLHLSTALTVHDNLAMAQWAAGQAQNDKLITEALEALGVQDLALRKPAQLSGGQAQRVALARAVLLQPQVILADEPTASLDDEAAAASLALLQSTARWEGATLVIATHDARVARFFAENPSKKGLLRIVLGRKKL, from the coding sequence GTGATCCGCACGCGGCAGCTTGCCTACCGCTACCCCAAGGGGCCGGCGCTGGCATTCCCTGATGTGGATGTGCCCCAGGGCGGCGTGCTGCTGCTGGCCGGCCCGTCGGGTTCGGGCAAGTCCACCTGGCTGGCCCTGGCGGCGGGGCTGGTGGGTGCGACGGCCGGGCAGATCGACGTCGCCGGGCAATCGCTGGGGGCGGACGGCACGGCCTTGAAGCAAGGCGCCGCGCTGGATGCCTGGCGCGCCCGGACCATCGGTTTTTTGCCGCAACGACTGCACCTGAGCACCGCGCTGACTGTGCATGACAACCTCGCCATGGCGCAGTGGGCCGCCGGGCAGGCTCAGAACGACAAACTCATCACAGAAGCGCTGGAGGCGCTTGGCGTGCAGGACCTGGCCCTGCGCAAACCCGCGCAGCTCTCGGGCGGCCAGGCCCAGCGCGTCGCGCTGGCGCGCGCGGTGCTGCTGCAGCCGCAGGTGATTCTGGCGGACGAACCGACGGCCAGCCTGGACGACGAGGCGGCGGCCGCCTCGCTGGCGCTGCTGCAGTCAACCGCCCGCTGGGAGGGCGCGACGCTGGTGATTGCGACGCACGATGCCCGCGTGGCCCGGTTTTTTGCCGAAAATCCAAGCAAAAAAGGCCTTTTGCGCATAGTGCTAGGGCGCAAGAAGCTATGA